Proteins encoded in a region of the Rutidosis leptorrhynchoides isolate AG116_Rl617_1_P2 chromosome 9, CSIRO_AGI_Rlap_v1, whole genome shotgun sequence genome:
- the LOC139869000 gene encoding uncharacterized protein has protein sequence MGDFNVTLKVDEHSAGCSHLSEEKKEFQSCVNNIEVEDLSSSGFQFTWTKSLKNPNCDTLKKLDRVMVNEEFLSKFNDAHAIFHPYLISDHSHAVLKMHDALFHKPKSFRFMNYIVEKDEKGWNIDIAGHAMFRVVKKLKLLKKELNRLNWKNGNIFTKVKELKEKLKKSQAEVNANPCDKELKIAAIHILNEYQEACRW, from the coding sequence ATGGGTGATTTTAATGTCACTTTAAAGGTTGATGAACATAGTGCAGGGTGTTCTCATTTGTCCGAGGAGAAGAAGGAGTTTCAATCTTGTGTGAATAACATTGAAGTTGAGGATCTAAGCAGCTCTGGTTTTCAATTTACTTGGACAAAATCATTAAAAAATCCAAACTGTGATACATTGAAGAAGTTGGATAGGGTTATGGTAAATGAGGAGTTTCTTAGTAAGTTTAATGATGCTCATGCTATTTTTCACCCTTACTTAATATCAGATCACAGCCATGCTGTATTGAAAATGCATGATGCTTTGTTTCATAAACCTAAATCTTTTaggtttatgaactatattgttgaAAAAGATGAAAAGGGATGGAATATTGATATAGCTGGTCATGCCATGTTTAGAGTGGTTAAGAAACTCAAATTACTTAAAAAGGAGCTTAACAGATTGAATTGGAAGAATGGTAATATCTTTACTAAGGTAAAGGAATTAAAGGAAAAACTTAAGAAGAGTCAAGCTGAGGTTAATGCTAACCCTTGTGATAAAGAGTTGAAAATTGCTGCCATTCATATTCTAAATGAGTATCAGGAGGCCTGTAGATGGTGA